The Papaver somniferum cultivar HN1 chromosome 3, ASM357369v1, whole genome shotgun sequence genome includes a region encoding these proteins:
- the LOC113360030 gene encoding F-box protein At5g49610-like, which produces MVKISTQTDLLTEDILIMIFTYLPLNSIFKFKCICKLWLSVLTKPDFMTKWFHFNTINKSLPWIQVHNSFSHRKNDPLKLMYRIAYSDLNFQLGFLKSNPFGGKLHLLGSSNGLLLCKSVSSVDEMSTYYVCNPLTAKWVSIPSPPQSKGLGVTGFFCENSSSCSSLSYFKVVHIPSFEMPSKEFNIDIFSSDLDEWISCEVSCSQYIEWNVPLINNVITHNGVVYWIEGRNRILVYDLSNNTTVGGQCSLIYLPEEEFDGFIRAPNPFHTSRSQFLGESEGLICYARISRNQRTLSVWVLEEDNWQSVHEDIELQDISAKKESRMVEGAIQVLGFSPVDRDIVLLGCKNYVWGFSMQTRRSEELSYPSFSANTHSDSGDIMLLPFVLKPMPTLLPPPF; this is translated from the coding sequence ATGGTAAAAATCTCAACCCAAACTGATCTTTTAACAGAGGATATATTGATTATGATCTTTACTTATCTTCCACTAAACTCAATTTTCAAGTTTAAATGTATCTGTAAGCTATGGCTTTCTGTTCTCACAAAGCCTGATTTCATGACCAAATGGTTTCATTTTAACACCATAAATAAGTCTCTCCCATGGATTCAAGTTCACAATAGTTTTTCTCATAGAAAGAATGATCCTTTGAAACTTATGTATAGGATTGCATATTCTGATCTAAATTTTCAACTTGGGTTTCTAAAATCAAACCCTTTTGGAGGAAAATTACACCTTTTAGGTTCTAGTAATGGTCTATTACTTTGTAAATCAGTAAGTTCAGTTGATGAGATGAGTACTTATTATGTTTGTAATCCACTTACTGCAAAATGGGTTTCCATTCCTTCACCCCCTCAGTCCAAAGGACTTGGTGTTACTGGTTTCTTTTGTGAGAACTCATCATCCTGCAGTTCCCTAAGTTATTTTAAGGTTGTACATATTCCAAGTTTTGAGATGCCTTCCAAGGAATTCAACATTGATATATTTTCTTCTGATTTGGATGAATGGATATCTTGTGAAGTTTCGTGCTCTCAATATATCGAATGGAATGTTCCTCTTATTAACAACGTTATTACACATAATGGTGTTGTGTATTGGATTGAAGGGAGAAATAGGATACTAGTGTACGATCTCAGCAACAATACAACTGTTGGTGGTCAATGTAGTTTGATCTACTTGCCTGAAGAGGAGTTTGATGGCTTCATTAGAGCTCCCAATCCATTTCATACCTCTCGAAGTCAATTTCTCGGGGAGTCAGAAGGCTTGATTTGTTATGCTAGAATTAGCAGAAATCAGAGAACTTTGAGTGTATGGGTCCTTGAAGAGGACAACTGGCAATCAGTGCACGAGGATATTGAATTGCAAGATATCTCAGCGAAAAAGGAATCTCGGATGGTAGAAGGAGCAATTCAGGTTTTAGGTTTCAGTCCAGTAGACCGTGACATTGTTTTGCTCGGTTGCAAGAACTATGTCTGGGGGTTCAGTATGCAAACCAGAAGATCTGAAGAGCTCTCCTATCCGTCATTCTCAGCTAATACTCATTCAGATAGTGGGGATATCATGCTCTTGCCATTTGTGCTAAAACCAATGCCAACATTACTTCCACCTCCCTTTTAG